The genomic stretch ACGCCGGTCAGGTGCTGTTCACGTCGTCGATCGCCTCGATGATGCCGGGCACCTACCAGGCCGTCTACAACGCGTCCAAGTCGTTCGTGCAGTCGTTCGCCGAGGCGCTGCGGGCAGAACTGAAGGACACCGGCGTCACCGTCACCTCGCTGATGCCCGGCCCGACCGACACCAACTTCTTCCACCGCGCCCAGATGGACGACACCAGGGTCGGCACGAGCGAGAAGGACGACCCGGCTGTGGTGGCCAAGCAGGGCTTCGAGGCCATGCTGAAGGACAAGGAAAAGGTCGTCGCGGGCTCGGTCAAGACCAAGGTGCAGGGTGCGGCGTCCAAGGTGATGCCGGACAAGCTCAAGGGCGAGATGCACCGCCGGATGGCCGAACCGGGCTCGGGCAGCGACCAGTAACAACAAACGACATCGGGCCCCCGCCGCGGCGGGGGCCCGATCCTTCGTTCGTCAGGGCTTCAGGACGACCTTGATGCAGCCGTCCTCCTTCCTCTTGAACATCTCGTACGCCTGCGGGGCCTCGTCGAGCGGGAGGCGGTGCGTGACCAGGTCGTCCACGCCCAGCGGGTCGGTGTCGCCGGTGAGCAGCGGCAGGATGTCGTCGACCCACTGCTTCACGTGGGCCTGGCCCATCCGCATCGTGACGCCCTTGTCGAACAGGTCCATCATCGGGAACGGGTCGGCCTCGCCCCCGTAAACACCGATGATCGAGATGGTGCCGGCCCGCCGTACGGAATCAAACGCCGTGCGCAGCGCGCCCATCCGGTCCACGCCGAACGTCTCCGTGGCCTTGCGGGCCAGCGGGTCGGGCAGCAGGCCGGCCGCCTTCATCGCGGCCGACTGGAACGGGGTGCCGTGCGCCTCCATGCCGACGGCCTCGATCACCGAGTCGGCGCCGCGGCCGCTGGTGGCGTCCCGTACGGCCGCGCCGATGTCGTCGATCTTGTCGAAGTCCAGCACCTCGATGCCGTGCCGCTCGGCCATGGCCAGCCGCTCGGGCACGTTGTCGACCGCCAGCACCCGGCCCGCGCCCAGGTGGCGGGCGATCCGGGCGGACATCTGACCGATCGGGCCGAGGCCGGTGACCAGCACGGTGCCGCCGGGCTCGATGTCGGCCCACTGGGCCGCCTGCCACGAGGTGGTCAGCACGTCGGACAGGAACAGGTAACGCTCGTCGGGGTGGCCGTCCGGCACCTTGATCGGCCCGAACTGGGCCTGCGGCACGCGCAGGTACTCGGCCTGGCCGCCGGGCACCTGCCCGTACAGCCTGGTGTAGCCGAACAGCGAGGCGCCCTTGCCCTGCTCCTTGACCTGGGTGGTCTCGCACTGCGCGAAGAAGCCCTTACGGCAGAACCAGCAGTGGCCGCACGAGATGTTGAACGGGATCACCACCCGGTCGCCGGGCTTGATGTGGGTGACCCCGGCGCCCACCTCCTCGACGATGCCCATCGGCTCGTGCCCGAGGATGTCCCCCGAGTCCAGGTACATGCCGAGCACGTCGTACAGGTGCAGGTCGGAACCGCAGATCGCGGTGGACGTGATCCGGATGATCGCGTCGGTCGGTTCCTGGATGACGGGGTCGGGAACGTTCTCCACGGCGACTTTGCCGGTGCCTTGCCAGGTGAGTGCTCGCATGCCGACCCGGATACCCGGGCCGCGGACGGGTATGCAGAGCGACCATGAGTTCACGGGTGGTGGTGGTGACCGGCGCGTCCAGCGGCATCGGGCGGGCGGCGGCGGTGGCGTTCGCCCGGCGCGGGGACCGGGTCGTGCTGGCGGCGCGCGGGCGGGAGGACCTGGAGGCGGTCGCCGCGGAATGCGGGAACGGGGCCATGGTCGTCCCGGCCGACGTGACGCACCGCGACGAGCTGTCGGCGCTGGCGCGGGCAGCGGTGGAGCGCCACGGACGCATCGACGTCTGGGTCGACACCGCGGCCGTCATGGCGTACGGGAAATTCGAGGATCTGCCTCCCGAGGTGTTCGACCGTGTGATCGCCACCGACCTGCTCGGCCCCGCGAACGTCGCCCGCACCGCGCTGCGGCAGTTCCGCGCCCAGGGCCACGGCACGCTGATCCTGGCCGGCTCGGTGCTGGCCCACGTCGCCGTGCCGTACGTGGGGGCCTATGTGACCGCGAAGTGGGGCGCTCGCGGGCTGGCCCGGATCCTGCGGCAGGAGACCCGCGACGCCAAGGACATCCACGTGTGCGCGGTGGCGCCGGGCAGCGTCGACACCCCGATCTACACCGGCGCGGCCAACTACGCCGGGTTCGTGGGCCGTCCGCCGCCGCCGGTGGACTCCGCCGCCCGGGTCGGCGCGCGCATCGCGAAACTGGCCGGCAAGCCCCGTGCGGAGGCCTCCGTGGGCGCCACCAACCGGCTCATCCAGTTCGGCTTCACCGCCATGCCCCCGCTGTACGACGCGCTGGCCGGGCCGCTGATGCGCTGGGGCGGCCTGAGCCGTCAGACGATCGAGCCGCACGACGGCAACGTGTACGTCTCGCGGCCACGCACCGAAGGCGGACCGGGACGATGGGGGCGGGTTGCTGTGGGTGCGGCGGTTCTGGTTCCTGTGGCGACGGCAGGGTTCGCCGCGCAACTGATCAGGCGCGGCACGTACCGGAAATGATCCCGTCCGGCCGTTTCGCCCGGCCGCGGTCTGGGAGACGATGGTGGCCGCACACCGACCGGCTCCGCTTCGTGAGGAACAGTGATGAGTGCACTTGACGCTGCGGCCGCGGCCGCCCCCGTACTGGCCCAGATGCCCCCGTGGGAGCGCGCGCAGTTCCTGGTGGCGGCGGCCGACGCGCTGCTCGCCGCCGCCGACGAACTGGTCCCGCTCGCCGCCGAGGAGACCGGCCTGACCGAGCCCCGCCTGCGCGGCGAGATCAAACGGACAGCGGTGCAGCTCAAGCTTTTCGCCGAGGTCGCGGCCGCCGGCGACTACATGGCCGTACGCCTCGACGCCGCCGACCCGGACTTCGTCCTCGGCCCCCGGCCCGACCTGCGGCGCTACCTGGTGCCGCTGGGCCCCGTGCTCAACTTCGCGGCCAGCAACTTCCCGTTCGCGTTCTCCGTCGCGGGCGGCGACACCGCGTCCGCCCTGGCCGCCGGTTGCCCCGTGGTCGTCAAGGCGCACCCAGGACACCCCCGCCTGTCCGACCGTACGGCCCAGGTCCTGAACACCGTCCTGCCCGCCGGCGCCCTCGGCGTGATCCACGGCCAGGACGAAGGCGTCGCGGCGCTCAAGGACGAACGGATCACCGCGGCAGCCTTCACCGGCTCGCTCACCGCCGGCCGGGCCCTGGCTGCGATCGCCGCCGCCCGGCCCCGGCCCATCCCGTTCTACGGCGAACTGGGCAGCCTCAACCCGGTCGTCGTGACCCCCGGCGCGCTGGCCGAACGGTCCGCCGAGATCGTCAAAGGCTTCGCCGCCAGCGTCTCCGGTTCGGCCGGCCAACTGTGCACCAAACCCGGCCTGCTGTTCGTGCCGGGCGAGTTCGACGCCGCGGCCGCGTTCGACGGCGTCACCCCGCACCGGCTGCTGCACCCCGGCATCGCCGACGGCTACACCCA from Paractinoplanes brasiliensis encodes the following:
- a CDS encoding aldehyde dehydrogenase family protein, whose translation is MSALDAAAAAAPVLAQMPPWERAQFLVAAADALLAAADELVPLAAEETGLTEPRLRGEIKRTAVQLKLFAEVAAAGDYMAVRLDAADPDFVLGPRPDLRRYLVPLGPVLNFAASNFPFAFSVAGGDTASALAAGCPVVVKAHPGHPRLSDRTAQVLNTVLPAGALGVIHGQDEGVAALKDERITAAAFTGSLTAGRALAAIAAARPRPIPFYGELGSLNPVVVTPGALAERSAEIVKGFAASVSGSAGQLCTKPGLLFVPGEFDAAAAFDGVTPHRLLHPGIADGYTHRRDEVLGTPGVTVTVEGSVTAGGVTPTLVETDLATLVKHRDTLLQEAFGPLSVVVRYTPGEPLGAALTELVEGSLTAGVHVAAGEDSHWLRELVTALQALAGRVLFNGWPTGVAVTPAMQHGGPFPATTNPTTTSVGTASIERFLRPVVYQDAPPSLLPEPLRDDNPWNVPQLRSPAGQSPTWGSLAG
- a CDS encoding SDR family NAD(P)-dependent oxidoreductase; this encodes MSSRVVVVTGASSGIGRAAAVAFARRGDRVVLAARGREDLEAVAAECGNGAMVVPADVTHRDELSALARAAVERHGRIDVWVDTAAVMAYGKFEDLPPEVFDRVIATDLLGPANVARTALRQFRAQGHGTLILAGSVLAHVAVPYVGAYVTAKWGARGLARILRQETRDAKDIHVCAVAPGSVDTPIYTGAANYAGFVGRPPPPVDSAARVGARIAKLAGKPRAEASVGATNRLIQFGFTAMPPLYDALAGPLMRWGGLSRQTIEPHDGNVYVSRPRTEGGPGRWGRVAVGAAVLVPVATAGFAAQLIRRGTYRK
- a CDS encoding SDR family NAD(P)-dependent oxidoreductase, translating into MTTSTNAFAVVTGASSGIGFELAKQFAEHGYDLIICAEDEGIEQAAASLRRDGQNQVTAVRADLAHYEGVEHLYAAIASTGRPVDAIALNAGRGIGGDFVTQTDLREELNVIDVNVTSTVHLAKRVLPGMVARDAGQVLFTSSIASMMPGTYQAVYNASKSFVQSFAEALRAELKDTGVTVTSLMPGPTDTNFFHRAQMDDTRVGTSEKDDPAVVAKQGFEAMLKDKEKVVAGSVKTKVQGAASKVMPDKLKGEMHRRMAEPGSGSDQ
- a CDS encoding zinc-dependent alcohol dehydrogenase gives rise to the protein MRALTWQGTGKVAVENVPDPVIQEPTDAIIRITSTAICGSDLHLYDVLGMYLDSGDILGHEPMGIVEEVGAGVTHIKPGDRVVIPFNISCGHCWFCRKGFFAQCETTQVKEQGKGASLFGYTRLYGQVPGGQAEYLRVPQAQFGPIKVPDGHPDERYLFLSDVLTTSWQAAQWADIEPGGTVLVTGLGPIGQMSARIARHLGAGRVLAVDNVPERLAMAERHGIEVLDFDKIDDIGAAVRDATSGRGADSVIEAVGMEAHGTPFQSAAMKAAGLLPDPLARKATETFGVDRMGALRTAFDSVRRAGTISIIGVYGGEADPFPMMDLFDKGVTMRMGQAHVKQWVDDILPLLTGDTDPLGVDDLVTHRLPLDEAPQAYEMFKRKEDGCIKVVLKP